The Takifugu rubripes chromosome 3, fTakRub1.2, whole genome shotgun sequence genome contains a region encoding:
- the LOC446090 gene encoding neuronal acetylcholine receptor subunit alpha-2, with protein MMDLYKHILLFFALIPQGFSQVAPRAHAEERLLQDLFAHYNKLSRPVENTTDTVLVHFGLSIAQLIDVDEKNQMMTTNVWVKQEWNDYKLRWNPEEYENVTSIRIPSEIIWRPDIVLYNNADGDFAVTHLTKAQLFYDGRIKWMPPAIYKSSCSIDVTFFPFDQQSCKMKFGSWTYDRAKIDLISMASDVDQMDYWESGEWVIVNAVGKYNTKKYECCTEIYSDITYYFIIRRLPLFYTINLIIPCLLISCLTVLVFYLPSQCGEKITLCISVLLSLTVFLLLITEIIPSTSLVIPLIGEYLLFTMVFVTLSIIITVFVLNVHHRSPQTHGMPHWVRRVFLDFVPKVLFMKRPPGTAKQHCKKLIEMMHRPATVSGPGNSQPFWTGLETELRQMGPVHRTIPKALTDSPSIHVSSPSPPSSPLANCNKDNQSLNANTFCQSISGRYSLLSEKQLLHGHKSAASSSSQLSLPPTLPLGLLHKRTNKESNTMASIGRSLSVEHMFDGQKEAPCRGRYRRRSRSFQYCCLHDEGAGLTRATWGQKKHPSADHLVEIIMAESTKDTSSLQDFEVSTISPAMQRAIEGVQYIADHLRAEDADFSVKEDWKYVAMVIDRIFLWMFVLVCILGSVGLFLPPWLAGMI; from the exons ATGATGGATTTATACAAACATATTTTACTCTTCTTTGCACTTATTCCTCAAG GCTTTTCCCAAGTTGCACCTCGTGCCCATGCTGAAGAGCGACTGCTTCAGGATCTGTTTGCGCATTACAACAAGCTCTCCCGGCCTGTGGAAAACACTACAGACACGGTGCTAGTGCACTTTGGGCTGTCTATTGCCCAGCTTATTGATGTG GATGAAAAGAACCAGATGATGACAACAAATGTCTGGGTGAAACAA GAATGGAATGATTACAAGCTCCGCTGGAACCCAGAGGAATATGAAAATGTCACCTCCATCCGTATTCCCTCAGAAATCATCTGGCGGCCTGACATTGTCCTCTACAACAA CGCCGACGGCGACTTTGCCGTAACTCACCTGACAAAGGCTCAGCTGTTCTACGATGGTCGAATAAAGTGGATGCCCCCGGCCATTTACAAGTCTTCTTGCAGTATAGACGTCACCTTTTTCCCGTTTGACCAGCAAAGCTGCAAAATGAAGTTTGGTTCGTGGACATATGACCGTGCCAAAATTGATCTGATCAGCATGGCAAGCGATGTGGACCAGATGGATTACTGGGAGAGCGGCGAGTGGGTCATTGTCAACGCAGTGGGCAAGTACAATACGAAAAAATACGAGTGCTGCACGGAGATCTATTCGGACATCACGTATTACTTCATCATCCGGAGGCTTCCATTGTTCTACACAATCAACCTCATCATCCCCTGCCTTCTCATCTCCTGCTTGACTGTGCTGGTCTTTTATTTGCCTTCACAATGTGGAGAGAAGATCACCTTATGTATCTCAGTGCTACTGTCTCTGACCGTGTTCCTCCTTCTGATCACGGAGATCATTCCATCAACGTCTCTGGTGATCCCATTGATAGGTGAATACTTGCTGTTCACCATGGTCTTTGTCACCCTCTCCATCATAATTACTGTCTTCGTTTTGAACGTACACCATCGATCGCCACAGACCCACGGCATGCCGCACTGGGTGAGGAGAGTGTTCTTGGACTTTGTACCCAAAGTTCTCTTCATGAAGCGTCCACCAGGCACAGCCAAGCAGCACTGCAAAAAGCTTATCGAGATGATGCACCGTCCTGCCACCGTGTCAGGACCGGGAAATTCGCAACCCTTCTGGACAGGGCTGGAGACAGAACTGAGACAGATGGGCCCGGTCCACAGAACAATCCCAAAGGCTCTCACTGATAGTCCAAGCATCCATGTCAGCTCGCCCTCTCCACCCTCTTCCCCTCTCGCAAACTGTAATAAGGACAATCAATCACTGAATGCCAACACCTTCTGCCAGTCCATATCGGGACGGTATTCACTTCTGTCAGAGAAACAACTCCTGCATGGACATAAATCAGCTGCCTCGTCTTCTTCCCAGTTATCGTTACCCCCCACATTGCCACTGGGACTACTTCACAAACGAACCAACAAAGAATCCAACACCATGGCTTCAATTGGACGCTCCCTCAGTGTGGAACACATGTTTGATGGCCAAAAAGAGGCGCCTTGCAGGGGCAGGTATCGGCGTCGCTCCCGAAGCTTCCAGTACTGTTGTCTGCATGATGAAGGAGCAGGGCTCACAAGAGCCACGTGGGGGCAGAAGAAACATCCTTCTGCAGATCATCTAGTTGAAATAATAATGGCAGAATCGACAAAAGACACAAGCTCACTGCAAGACTTTGAGGTTTCAACAATTTCCCCAGCTATGCAGCGGGCCATAGAAGGAGTCCAGTACATTGCTGACCATCTCAGAGCAGAGGATGCCGACTTTTCG GTAAAGGAGGACTGGAAGTACGTGGCCATGGTCATTGACAGGATATTCCTCtggatgtttgttttggtttgcatACTGGGATCTGTTGgactttttcttcctccttggCTGGCTGGAATGATCTAA